The Lacipirellula parvula genome window below encodes:
- a CDS encoding PEP-CTERM sorting domain-containing protein (PEP-CTERM proteins occur, often in large numbers, in the proteomes of bacteria that also encode an exosortase, a predicted intramembrane cysteine proteinase. The presence of a PEP-CTERM domain at a protein's C-terminus predicts cleavage within the sorting domain, followed by covalent anchoring to some some component of the (usually Gram-negative) cell surface. Many PEP-CTERM proteins exhibit an unusual sequence composition that includes large numbers of potential glycosylation sites. Expression of one such protein has been shown restore the ability of a bacterium to form floc, a type of biofilm.) gives MREFTMKLCRLSGVKFHAMSLVALALIANTASAQNNWNVASGNFGVGSNWDVGAVPGVIDEAFINNGGVATLSSGDFRMESLSVASASATTGTFNMTGGAIRASTYRFGESGTTTSSISGGSLLADSALFVGPNNGSGIGTLNISGSSTRVQSNDDFGVGRQGNGIVNQSGGEARAPFLFIGKYGTGVWNHSGGLLRQTGGDLEIGDGGNPSQTGNIGPRNGSMNITGGVVHVGGNFAIGNRSGTGTVNISGGALAVTGSDGGGSNIYVGRGMDWGTPGAGGPVEMRVTGGNAIIVGAGDFLMNPTQIASSSTLVAEITGTAHTTIRVAGNADITNGKLKVDLTGYNPVSGNSWTLLTAGADISAAVTTIDNMVAAGGFDQLAHAVPNTPGTLMGTFASTDFSLAPLTSGLSWNVSYANNSVTLSVTGTAIPTFTADFNKDGKVDGLDLTKWKSDYGVNANSDANGDLKSDGADFLAWQRQFGSGVPASPIVAAVPEPSSVILFAGAMVSLIARRRRSA, from the coding sequence ATGAGAGAATTCACCATGAAGCTGTGTCGCTTGTCGGGCGTAAAGTTTCACGCCATGTCGTTGGTTGCATTAGCGTTGATTGCTAATACGGCTTCCGCCCAGAACAACTGGAATGTTGCGAGCGGTAACTTTGGCGTTGGTTCGAATTGGGATGTTGGGGCGGTTCCTGGCGTCATTGATGAAGCGTTCATCAACAACGGCGGCGTCGCCACTCTTTCATCTGGAGACTTCCGGATGGAATCGTTGTCGGTTGCCTCGGCTAGCGCCACGACCGGAACGTTCAATATGACTGGCGGTGCGATTCGAGCTTCGACTTATCGCTTTGGCGAAAGCGGCACGACCACCAGTTCCATTTCGGGTGGATCCCTACTGGCGGATTCTGCTCTCTTCGTAGGCCCCAACAATGGCTCAGGAATTGGAACGCTTAATATTTCGGGCAGTTCCACGCGAGTGCAATCGAACGACGACTTCGGCGTAGGGCGACAGGGCAACGGAATTGTCAACCAGTCGGGAGGTGAGGCAAGAGCGCCGTTCCTGTTCATTGGCAAGTACGGGACCGGCGTGTGGAATCACTCGGGAGGTTTGCTTCGCCAAACCGGAGGCGATCTTGAAATTGGCGATGGCGGCAATCCCTCGCAGACTGGAAATATTGGCCCGCGTAACGGCTCGATGAATATTACGGGAGGTGTCGTTCACGTAGGTGGCAATTTCGCAATTGGCAATCGAAGTGGGACAGGAACTGTCAACATTAGCGGGGGCGCCTTGGCCGTGACCGGGTCAGACGGCGGTGGCTCCAATATTTACGTTGGTCGCGGCATGGACTGGGGAACACCTGGCGCTGGCGGGCCAGTCGAAATGCGTGTCACGGGCGGTAATGCCATCATCGTTGGCGCAGGCGATTTCCTGATGAACCCGACGCAGATCGCATCATCCTCAACGCTCGTTGCCGAAATTACCGGGACGGCGCATACGACGATCAGAGTTGCGGGGAACGCAGACATCACCAATGGGAAGCTGAAAGTCGATCTAACTGGATACAATCCGGTCAGCGGCAATAGCTGGACGTTACTTACAGCTGGAGCGGACATCTCTGCCGCCGTCACGACCATCGATAATATGGTTGCTGCCGGAGGCTTCGATCAATTGGCCCACGCAGTTCCGAACACCCCGGGTACGTTAATGGGGACGTTTGCCTCGACGGATTTCTCTTTGGCTCCGCTCACTAGTGGCTTGTCGTGGAATGTCAGCTACGCAAACAACTCGGTGACGTTAAGTGTCACAGGGACAGCGATTCCGACATTCACCGCCGACTTCAATAAGGATGGTAAAGTCGATGGTCTGGACCTTACCAAGTGGAAGAGTGACTACGGCGTCAACGCCAACTCAGATGCAAATGGTGACTTGAAGAGTGACGGAGCTGACTTCCTGGCCTGGCAGCGGCAATTTGGTTCGGGAGTTCCCGCAAGCCCGATCGTAGCGGCGGTTCCAGAGCCCTCCTCTGTCATTCTGTTCGCTGGCGCCATGGTCTCGTTGATCGCGCGTCGGCGGCGTAGCGCTTGA
- a CDS encoding RNA polymerase sigma factor — translation MPNPFSESVGDDREDIKLVGQAQAGDREALERLILRHQAWIYNIAVRMVFQPQDAEEVTQEVLVKAVTRLSTFQGESKFRTWLYRIASNHVLNMRRRGAEAGNYTFPAYAAAINGTPDAELPDPKSVPVDVPMLVEETKLACTAGMLLCLDRKQRLIFTLGEIIGVSDTVGSDILEMTAANFRQCLARARRDLYQFMNNQCSLVNASNPCRCPKKTKGFIDGGHVDPNRLLFATGHFQRIKEVAFETAREIDDLADRSYAAIYREHPFLEPTDQAEWLRRILNQPEVRTALHLN, via the coding sequence ATGCCCAATCCATTCAGTGAAAGTGTCGGTGATGACCGAGAGGATATTAAGCTGGTCGGCCAAGCGCAGGCCGGCGATCGCGAGGCACTAGAGCGACTGATTCTTCGGCACCAGGCCTGGATCTACAACATTGCCGTCCGCATGGTCTTCCAGCCACAGGATGCTGAAGAAGTGACTCAGGAAGTGCTCGTTAAGGCAGTCACTCGGCTGAGCACATTCCAAGGTGAAAGCAAGTTCCGCACTTGGCTTTACCGGATTGCATCCAACCACGTTCTGAACATGCGACGTCGGGGCGCGGAGGCTGGAAATTACACGTTTCCAGCCTATGCCGCCGCGATCAACGGCACTCCTGATGCAGAATTACCCGATCCGAAGAGCGTGCCGGTCGACGTCCCGATGCTTGTGGAAGAAACCAAGCTCGCGTGCACCGCTGGCATGCTGCTCTGTCTGGATCGCAAGCAGCGATTAATCTTCACGCTCGGCGAGATTATTGGCGTTAGCGACACCGTGGGCAGCGACATTTTGGAGATGACTGCCGCTAACTTCCGGCAATGTTTGGCACGCGCTCGCCGCGATCTCTACCAGTTCATGAACAACCAGTGCAGTCTCGTCAACGCGAGCAATCCCTGCCGCTGTCCCAAGAAGACGAAGGGATTCATCGACGGCGGCCACGTCGACCCGAATCGCTTGCTATTCGCCACTGGTCATTTTCAGCGAATCAAGGAGGTCGCGTTTGAGACAGCCCGTGAAATTGACGACCTCGCAGATCGTTCCTACGCAGCGATCTATCGCGAGCACCCATTTCTTGAGCCTACAGATCAGGCTGAATGGCTGCGACGCATTCTGAATCAGCCTGAGGTTCGCACGGCTTTGCACCTTAACTAA
- a CDS encoding SDR family NAD(P)-dependent oxidoreductase: MAKLNGRVALITGASKGIGAGIAKELAAAGAAVVVNYATDQSGADAVVRTIVDAGGRATAIHGDVSKAADVARLIDQTKQAYKSLDILVNNAGVYQGMPIDELTEDEFYREMNVNVLGPLLTIKESLKLFGPNGGSIINIGSVASTSYTPGFSIYSATKAGLDAITGVLAKELAPRNIRVNSVNPGATLSEGTRDAGLYGVGSDFEKQLVAATPLGRIGTPRDIANAVVFLASDDSGWLTGERILASGGLR, translated from the coding sequence ATGGCGAAACTAAATGGTCGCGTCGCCCTAATTACTGGGGCATCCAAGGGTATCGGAGCAGGCATCGCGAAAGAGTTAGCAGCAGCTGGAGCTGCGGTCGTCGTTAATTACGCGACTGACCAATCCGGCGCGGACGCTGTAGTACGCACGATCGTCGATGCAGGTGGCCGTGCTACGGCTATTCATGGGGACGTCTCGAAAGCCGCAGACGTAGCAAGGCTGATCGATCAGACAAAACAGGCGTACAAATCTCTCGACATCCTGGTCAACAACGCTGGAGTGTATCAGGGCATGCCGATCGACGAACTCACAGAGGATGAGTTTTATCGAGAGATGAACGTCAACGTGCTCGGGCCGCTGCTGACGATCAAGGAATCGCTCAAGCTCTTTGGGCCAAATGGTGGAAGCATCATTAACATTGGTTCCGTGGCCTCAACATCCTACACGCCTGGTTTCTCAATCTACTCAGCCACGAAGGCGGGGCTTGATGCGATTACTGGCGTTCTGGCGAAGGAACTTGCCCCGCGAAATATTCGGGTAAATTCCGTAAATCCGGGCGCCACTCTGAGCGAGGGAACGCGCGACGCCGGGCTCTACGGCGTGGGAAGCGATTTCGAGAAGCAACTTGTTGCCGCGACCCCGCTCGGCCGCATTGGCACACCGAGAGACATTGCCAACGCCGTTGTGTTCCTAGCTTCAGATGATTCTGGCTGGTTGACCGGCGAGAGAATACTCGCTTCCGGCGGCCTGCGGTAG
- a CDS encoding nuclear transport factor 2 family protein, producing the protein MRRIMLCVVWITVACAAVAAEPAEDRVATGKLSLVGKWAITKVHPEGVTKNAHWLLFARDGNYAALDKEGKELWAGTFEIVPSTTPKSWDHRSHDARKSGADQLGIYELNGDALTMACVGGQWNGNEWVGRPRPRAIDPKDADVILELSRAKHAGKLADPSNQRKGSSMTKDLSTLATKFMRAINENDPSGFLAMFDDDTIVDDAGRIIRGRDAIQQWAAHDIFAASVTLDALDMNEYESGVTITAKIDGAFDRNGLPDPLIMTFDIALRDGKIAKLTCRLADR; encoded by the coding sequence ATGCGCCGCATCATGTTGTGCGTTGTTTGGATCACGGTGGCTTGTGCGGCAGTAGCGGCTGAACCCGCCGAGGATCGTGTCGCGACGGGCAAGCTGTCGCTCGTGGGAAAATGGGCGATCACAAAGGTTCACCCGGAAGGCGTGACCAAGAACGCACATTGGTTGCTATTCGCTAGGGACGGAAATTATGCGGCCCTGGACAAAGAAGGGAAAGAGCTTTGGGCGGGCACGTTTGAAATCGTTCCTAGCACGACTCCTAAAAGTTGGGACCACCGATCGCACGATGCCAGGAAGTCGGGCGCAGACCAACTTGGTATCTACGAACTAAATGGCGACGCGCTGACGATGGCGTGCGTTGGCGGGCAGTGGAATGGTAATGAATGGGTTGGGCGCCCGCGGCCTAGGGCTATTGATCCTAAAGATGCGGATGTAATTCTCGAACTGAGTCGGGCGAAGCATGCTGGTAAGCTTGCCGATCCAAGCAACCAACGCAAAGGCAGTTCTATGACTAAAGACCTATCCACACTCGCAACTAAATTTATGCGTGCGATCAATGAGAATGATCCGAGCGGCTTTCTCGCGATGTTTGACGACGACACGATCGTCGACGACGCGGGGCGAATTATTCGCGGCCGCGACGCTATTCAGCAGTGGGCGGCTCACGACATCTTCGCGGCGAGCGTTACGCTCGATGCGCTCGACATGAATGAGTATGAAAGCGGTGTCACCATCACTGCAAAAATAGATGGCGCCTTCGATCGGAACGGGTTGCCCGATCCACTTATCATGACGTTCGACATTGCGCTCCGTGACGGAAAGATCGCGAAGCTCACGTGTCGATTGGCTGATAGATAG
- a CDS encoding alginate export family protein, whose protein sequence is MKRPAPLLALACGLLAAHSTWPAGVWAEESIDAVRKTAAMNVAARGDSAFDVAMLQPGEAEEAEGDEDAETDDEAIDAEGYGPAPASGPYPKPKPKNPCAESHKNLFFLNDFNYLKDPAYHGDCLGDQLKLMPLGVYNDWGTLDVGGQYRLQYKHEVGMGNAVSGPGALRFEETEFDLFLNRMRLYGNWRITDQSRVYLEGIYADTTTDSGQYRPRIIDDNFGDVLNGFVEHSIADGIWTARVGRQEMLFGAQRLISPLDWANTRRTFEGAMLLYEDGPWSIDSFYTAYVPPRANEFDKADWQQQVYGSYAVYTAAPNNTLDLYYIGYDNRRPGEIVSDFSLHTFGSRLFRTFENNWMFETEGGVQLGRQSGLGKDQRAGFATVGVGRKAPDHEWRPELWTYFDYASGNDGGDDFTRFNQLFPLGHRYFGFIDAVARSNIQSPNVLLTAKPPQTDWELLCWYWYFRADQAGDIVPALSATELQSLDSRFLGQELDLIAKYVIGPRSNILFGYSHFWRGDKILAPQDADFAYSQWEVNF, encoded by the coding sequence ATGAAACGCCCCGCTCCACTGCTAGCACTCGCTTGCGGCCTCTTGGCGGCACATTCCACGTGGCCTGCAGGCGTCTGGGCGGAGGAGTCGATTGATGCCGTGCGTAAGACCGCGGCGATGAACGTCGCGGCTCGCGGGGACTCTGCTTTCGACGTCGCCATGCTGCAGCCGGGCGAGGCAGAGGAAGCCGAAGGGGATGAGGACGCCGAGACGGATGACGAGGCGATCGATGCGGAAGGATATGGCCCCGCTCCCGCCAGCGGCCCTTACCCGAAGCCCAAGCCGAAGAACCCTTGCGCCGAGTCGCACAAGAATCTGTTCTTCCTTAACGACTTCAACTACCTGAAAGACCCCGCGTATCACGGCGATTGCCTGGGCGATCAGCTGAAGTTGATGCCGCTCGGCGTTTACAACGACTGGGGAACGCTCGACGTCGGCGGTCAGTACCGTCTGCAGTACAAGCACGAAGTCGGCATGGGCAACGCCGTCAGCGGCCCCGGCGCATTGCGGTTCGAGGAGACTGAGTTCGACCTCTTCCTCAATCGGATGCGGCTCTACGGCAACTGGCGGATAACCGACCAGTCGCGCGTTTACCTCGAAGGGATCTACGCCGACACGACGACCGACAGCGGTCAGTACCGCCCCCGCATCATCGACGACAACTTTGGCGACGTCCTCAACGGCTTCGTCGAACACTCGATCGCCGACGGCATATGGACGGCGCGAGTCGGTCGGCAAGAAATGTTGTTCGGCGCGCAGCGGCTGATTTCGCCGCTCGACTGGGCGAATACTCGGCGGACTTTTGAAGGCGCCATGCTGTTGTACGAGGACGGCCCCTGGTCGATCGACTCGTTCTACACAGCCTACGTACCGCCGCGAGCGAACGAGTTCGACAAAGCCGACTGGCAGCAGCAGGTGTACGGTTCGTACGCCGTCTACACCGCGGCGCCGAACAACACGCTCGACCTCTACTACATTGGCTACGACAACCGCCGTCCGGGGGAGATCGTCAGCGACTTCTCGCTTCACACGTTCGGCTCGCGACTGTTCCGCACGTTCGAGAACAACTGGATGTTCGAAACGGAAGGGGGCGTTCAGCTCGGCCGCCAAAGCGGACTTGGCAAAGATCAACGGGCTGGCTTCGCCACCGTCGGCGTCGGCCGCAAGGCGCCTGATCACGAGTGGCGGCCGGAACTGTGGACCTACTTCGACTACGCCTCGGGCAACGACGGCGGCGACGACTTCACGCGGTTCAACCAGCTCTTCCCGCTCGGCCACAGGTATTTCGGTTTCATCGATGCGGTGGCGCGGTCGAACATCCAGTCGCCGAACGTGTTGCTGACAGCGAAGCCGCCGCAGACCGACTGGGAACTACTCTGCTGGTACTGGTACTTCCGCGCCGACCAAGCGGGCGACATCGTCCCCGCACTCAGCGCGACGGAATTGCAAAGTCTCGATAGCCGCTTCCTGGGGCAGGAACTCGACCTGATCGCGAAGTACGTCATTGGGCCGCGATCGAACATTCTGTTCGGCTACTCTCACTTCTGGCGAGGCGACAAGATTCTGGCGCCGCAGGATGCGGACTTCGCTTACAGCCAGTGGGAAGTGAATTTTTAG
- a CDS encoding molybdopterin oxidoreductase family protein, producing the protein MSQAPTNGTHLSTPSQRFIPRLLQRTGPLTESLALNASEFGPRLLPPQMHGDRATASVCGFCSTGCNLNVHQRGDEALGLSPATDYPVNLGMACPKGWEALAVLDAPDRATRPLLRNAVGKLEPVGWDVAATTFGDRMQAIQREHGPQSVAFLSTGQIVTEEMALLGALAKFGMGMLHGDGNTRQCMATAVVAYKQAFGFDAPPYTYADFEQSDTIVLVGSNLCIAHPILWQRVMRNQFDPQIIAIDPRTTETTMAATQHLALQPKSDLALFYGVAHLLIEREWIDREFIDAHTSGFDEFAAFVSDFPLSRVVAETGLAAEVIERFAESIHNGLRVSFWWTMGVNQSHQAVRTAQAIINLALMTGNIGRPGTGANSITGQCNAMGSRLFSNTTNLLGGHDFASAEDRQKVAGILAIDESRIPHEASWPYHRIMEGILRREIRGLWVVATNPAHSWINQETARDVLSRLDFLVVQDMYHSTETARIADLVLPAAGWGEKEGTFINSERRIGVTSKVARAPGEALADFHIFKLLAEYWGCGEMFRRWESPAATFEILKQLSAGQPCDVAGIDGYAMLRERGGVQWPYPAESDEYATERRLFADGRFFHPDGRAKFLCEEPRPLPEPTTSKFPLTLLTGRGSVAQWHTQTRTAKSAVLRKLYPEELYVEINPHDAAGLLISSGDLIIVASQRGELRGRAMVTPAVQPGQVFIPMHYEATNRLTHPSFDPYSHQPSYKACAVRVAMASN; encoded by the coding sequence ATGAGCCAAGCCCCAACCAACGGCACGCATCTGTCGACGCCGTCGCAACGTTTCATTCCCCGACTGTTACAGCGAACGGGGCCGCTGACGGAATCGCTCGCCCTAAACGCGTCGGAGTTCGGCCCGCGACTGCTGCCGCCGCAGATGCACGGCGATCGAGCAACCGCTTCGGTGTGCGGCTTCTGTTCGACAGGCTGCAATCTCAACGTCCACCAGCGCGGCGACGAGGCGCTTGGCCTCAGCCCGGCGACCGACTATCCGGTCAATCTCGGCATGGCGTGCCCCAAGGGGTGGGAGGCGCTGGCCGTGCTCGACGCGCCCGACCGTGCGACGCGGCCGCTGTTGCGAAACGCCGTCGGCAAGTTGGAGCCGGTCGGTTGGGACGTTGCCGCGACGACGTTCGGCGACCGCATGCAAGCGATTCAGCGCGAGCATGGGCCACAATCGGTCGCGTTCCTCAGCACCGGGCAGATCGTCACGGAAGAAATGGCGCTGCTTGGCGCGCTCGCCAAGTTCGGCATGGGGATGCTCCACGGCGACGGCAATACGCGGCAATGCATGGCGACCGCAGTAGTCGCCTACAAACAGGCCTTCGGCTTCGACGCGCCGCCGTACACGTACGCCGATTTCGAGCAGTCGGACACGATCGTGCTCGTCGGCAGTAATCTGTGCATCGCCCATCCGATTCTGTGGCAACGGGTGATGCGAAACCAGTTCGATCCGCAGATCATCGCGATCGATCCGCGGACGACCGAAACGACGATGGCGGCGACGCAACACTTGGCGCTGCAACCAAAGTCGGACCTCGCGCTGTTCTATGGCGTGGCCCATTTGCTGATTGAACGCGAGTGGATCGATCGCGAGTTTATCGACGCCCACACGAGCGGTTTTGACGAGTTCGCGGCGTTCGTCAGCGACTTTCCGCTGTCGCGCGTCGTCGCGGAAACGGGGCTCGCCGCCGAGGTGATCGAGCGGTTCGCCGAGTCAATCCACAACGGGCTGCGGGTTTCATTCTGGTGGACGATGGGGGTGAACCAGAGCCACCAAGCGGTGCGCACGGCCCAGGCGATCATCAACCTCGCGCTGATGACCGGCAACATCGGCCGGCCGGGGACGGGGGCCAACTCGATCACCGGCCAGTGCAATGCGATGGGCTCACGGCTGTTCAGCAATACGACGAACCTGCTCGGCGGGCACGACTTCGCCAGCGCTGAGGATCGGCAGAAGGTCGCCGGCATCTTGGCCATCGACGAATCACGAATTCCGCACGAGGCGAGCTGGCCCTATCACCGCATCATGGAAGGAATTCTCCGCCGCGAGATCCGCGGACTGTGGGTGGTGGCGACGAACCCGGCCCACTCATGGATCAACCAAGAGACGGCTCGCGACGTTCTTTCGCGGCTCGATTTTCTTGTGGTGCAGGATATGTACCACTCGACCGAGACGGCCCGCATCGCCGATCTCGTCCTGCCGGCCGCGGGGTGGGGCGAGAAGGAGGGGACGTTCATCAACTCCGAACGTCGCATCGGCGTGACGAGCAAAGTAGCGAGGGCGCCAGGCGAAGCGCTCGCCGACTTTCACATTTTCAAGCTGCTGGCCGAGTACTGGGGCTGCGGCGAGATGTTCCGCCGCTGGGAATCGCCGGCGGCGACGTTTGAGATTCTCAAGCAACTGAGCGCCGGCCAGCCGTGCGACGTCGCTGGAATCGACGGCTACGCGATGCTCCGCGAGCGCGGCGGCGTCCAGTGGCCGTACCCTGCCGAAAGCGACGAGTATGCGACGGAGCGCCGCCTCTTTGCCGACGGGCGCTTCTTCCATCCCGATGGCCGCGCGAAGTTCCTCTGCGAAGAACCGCGGCCGCTGCCCGAACCGACGACGAGCAAGTTTCCGTTGACGCTGCTCACCGGACGCGGCTCGGTCGCGCAGTGGCACACGCAAACTCGCACGGCGAAGTCGGCGGTGCTGCGCAAGCTCTACCCGGAGGAGCTGTACGTTGAAATCAATCCACACGACGCTGCGGGGCTGCTAATCAGTTCAGGCGACTTGATCATCGTCGCCTCGCAGCGCGGCGAGCTGCGGGGGCGAGCGATGGTCACGCCGGCGGTGCAGCCGGGGCAGGTGTTTATTCCGATGCACTACGAAGCGACGAACCGACTGACGCACCCATCGTTCGATCCCTACTCGCACCAGCCCTCTTACAAGGCGTGCGCGGTGCGCGTGGCTATGGCCTCCAACTGA
- a CDS encoding DmsC/YnfH family molybdoenzyme membrane anchor subunit: protein MIELPVLNSNRSKPPLSGPALVAQLLAEQQSMSAVEEFSRWHETDVARPQSRQYRSLLPATPPGPGEQYAFEVDLDRCSGCKACVVACHTLNGLDETETWRDVGLMVGGSTSAPVMQHVTTACHHCLEPACMIACPVNAYEKDAVTGIVKHLDDQCFGCQYCTLACPYEVPKYHAGLGIVRKCDMCSSRLAVGEAPACVQSCPHEAILIRTVSRRQVVEDAETTAFLPGTPDPQITLPTTSFKTKKPFPRNLLPADYARVSAQHAHWPLVVMLVLTQLSVGAFCVGLVLEALVQLPSGTSLRPVHAVAALGFGLLALGASSLHLGRPQYAFRAVLGLRHSWLSREIVAFGLFAGCASAYAAAVFLLERIEFNLEPAIEPLGWSVAATGAIAVFCSVMIYVFTQREYWSFTRVGMRFTLTCVLLGIAAMWLSMLAAMLAAPSLQLTELVAKVSPLLCRALIVTAAVKLAWEAAIFRHLLFRRMTPLRRSAMLHAGELSRVTLARFALGLLGGVLMPLFLLNQAALGGDVASAEFIGAASLLFVACLAGELLERYLFFTACAAPRMPGGIR, encoded by the coding sequence ATGATTGAACTTCCCGTTCTCAACTCGAATCGATCGAAGCCGCCGCTCAGCGGGCCGGCGCTAGTGGCGCAGCTGCTCGCGGAGCAGCAATCGATGTCGGCGGTCGAGGAGTTCAGTCGTTGGCACGAGACGGATGTCGCTCGCCCCCAATCGCGGCAATATCGCAGCCTGCTCCCCGCGACGCCGCCGGGGCCGGGCGAGCAGTATGCGTTCGAGGTCGATCTCGATCGCTGTTCCGGCTGCAAGGCGTGCGTCGTCGCTTGCCACACGCTCAATGGGCTCGACGAGACGGAGACGTGGCGCGATGTGGGCCTGATGGTCGGAGGTTCGACCTCAGCGCCGGTGATGCAGCATGTCACCACGGCATGCCATCACTGCCTCGAACCGGCGTGCATGATTGCGTGCCCGGTGAACGCCTACGAGAAGGATGCGGTCACGGGGATCGTGAAGCATCTCGACGACCAGTGTTTTGGCTGCCAGTACTGCACGTTGGCGTGTCCGTACGAGGTTCCGAAATATCACGCGGGCCTCGGCATTGTGCGGAAGTGCGATATGTGCTCGTCGCGGTTGGCGGTAGGTGAGGCGCCGGCGTGCGTGCAATCGTGCCCGCACGAGGCGATCCTCATTCGCACGGTGAGCCGGCGGCAAGTGGTCGAAGACGCCGAGACGACGGCGTTTTTACCGGGAACGCCCGATCCGCAGATCACGCTGCCGACGACGAGTTTTAAGACGAAGAAGCCATTTCCGCGCAACTTGCTGCCGGCTGACTATGCGCGGGTGAGTGCCCAGCATGCCCATTGGCCGCTGGTGGTGATGTTGGTGCTCACGCAGCTGTCGGTGGGGGCGTTTTGCGTCGGGCTAGTGCTGGAGGCCCTCGTGCAACTGCCGAGCGGAACGTCGCTGCGACCCGTGCATGCCGTGGCGGCGCTCGGGTTCGGCTTGCTCGCGCTCGGTGCAAGCTCGCTCCACCTCGGCCGGCCGCAGTACGCGTTTCGCGCGGTGCTGGGGCTGCGACATTCATGGTTGAGCCGGGAAATCGTGGCGTTTGGATTGTTCGCGGGATGCGCGTCCGCCTACGCCGCGGCCGTCTTTCTACTCGAACGAATTGAGTTCAATCTCGAACCAGCCATCGAGCCGCTCGGGTGGAGCGTTGCGGCGACCGGGGCGATCGCCGTCTTCTGCTCGGTGATGATCTACGTCTTCACGCAGCGCGAGTACTGGAGCTTCACCCGCGTCGGCATGCGGTTCACGCTCACTTGCGTTCTGTTAGGCATCGCGGCAATGTGGTTAAGCATGCTGGCGGCGATGCTCGCGGCGCCGTCGCTGCAGTTGACTGAGTTGGTTGCCAAGGTCAGCCCACTTCTGTGCCGTGCACTGATCGTCACCGCGGCGGTGAAACTCGCGTGGGAGGCAGCGATCTTTCGGCACTTGCTGTTTCGCCGGATGACGCCGCTGCGACGGTCGGCGATGCTTCACGCGGGCGAGTTGTCGCGCGTGACTCTGGCCCGCTTCGCGTTAGGGCTCCTGGGCGGCGTATTGATGCCGCTGTTTCTACTCAATCAAGCTGCGTTGGGTGGAGACGTCGCCAGCGCGGAGTTCATCGGCGCCGCGAGTTTGCTGTTCGTGGCCTGCTTAGCGGGCGAGTTACTCGAGCGGTACCTCTTTTTCACCGCCTGCGCGGCCCCGAGAATGCCGGGAGGGATTCGTTGA